In a single window of the Syngnathus typhle isolate RoL2023-S1 ecotype Sweden linkage group LG19, RoL_Styp_1.0, whole genome shotgun sequence genome:
- the LOC133143936 gene encoding uncharacterized protein LOC133143936 isoform X2 — protein MHSQNIHIRHALNGGEVKIDNYTVDGYSEIGGMKIVFEYFGYHHGCPECYNLSNICPTTKRPFQERFDNTQKKIQELQLKQDVHLVIMWEHEWLQMKKLNTEVKEFLKKAKFPTPLKPRQALFGGRTSTFVLRYTAEADERVLYVDVTSLYPFINSTGIYPIGHPTIIHGDFKDPRLYFGFISATVNGLYFPVLPFKTAKGKLVFTLCRTCAEHNNQQSACTHNDEQRLLTGVWTTPEFVKALDLGYTVADITEVWHYTRASDTIFRDYMRAFLKAKQESSGYPAHAVNQADRENYIQSYAIHQVIQLDPYKIAVNHGKRQVSKLCLNNLWGKLAQRENMTNTKIVTKSEEFFDLLFSGLYDVKFFHFISEKLSIVQYCFNINNEIPASKTSNVTAACFTTAYARLKMYNYLEILQTRVLYTDTDSLVYTVKPGETVLPLGDYLGDLTDELSNDSISEFVSAGPKTFAYKTRGTNRTVMKVKGITQTHESGQSIYLDSIFDLVQGYIDTAGAVSDVLYAPQHGIVRRVSSQKHIIFQAASCGLRQKKIAQSRPH, from the coding sequence ATGCATAGTCAAAATATCCACATTAGACATGCATTGAACGGGGGAGAAGTTAAGATAGATAACTACACTGTAGACGGGTATTCTGAAATCGGGGGGATGAAAATAGTTTTTGAGTATTTTGGTTATCACCATGGCTGCCCAGAATGCTACAACCTCTCTAATATATGTCCAACAACAAAACGCCCCTTTCAGGAGAGGtttgacaacacccaaaagaaaattcaggaactgcagcttaaacaagatgtgcaccttgtaattatgtgggagcatgaatggttgcaaatgaaaaaattgaaCACAGAGGTTAAGGAATTCCtgaaaaaagccaaatttcCTACACCTCTCAAACCAAGGCAGGCTCTTTTCGGAGGTCGAACAAGCACATTTGTTTTAAGATACACGGCAGAAGCAGACGAGAGGGTGTTGTACGTCGATGTCACATCATTATATCCTTTCATTAATAGTACAGGCATCTACCCTATTGGTCATCCAACGATTATCCACGGTGATTTTAAAGACCCAAGACTGTATTTCGGCTTCATAAGCGCTACCGTCAATGGTTTGTATTTTCCTGTTTTACCTTTCAAAACAGCTAAAGGTAAACTCGTCTTCACACTGTGTCGTACATGCGCTGAGCATAACAACCAGCAGTCAGCTTGTACGCATAATGATGAGCAGAGATTGTTAACAGGTGTTTGGACAACTCCTGAATTTGTTAAGGCACTTGATCTTGGCTACACTGTTGCAGATATTACCGAAGTATGGCATTACACAAGAGCGAGCGACACAATTTTCCGTGATTACATGCGAGCATTTCTAAAAGCTAAACAGGAATCTTCAGGCTATCCAGCGCATGCGGTCAATCAAGCTGATAGAGAAAATTACATACAGAGCTACGCGATTCATCAGGTTATCCAACTAGACCCTTACAAAATTGCTGTAAATCACGGGAAACGTCAGGTTTCGAAACTTTGTCTAAACAATCTATGGGGAAAACTAGCCCAGCGTgagaacatgacaaacacaaaaattgtGACAAAATCTGAGGAGTTTTTTGATCTTCTGTTTTCCGGTTTGTACGATGTGAAATtctttcactttatcagcgaaaAGCTTTCGATCGTACAATATTGTTTCAACATAAACAATGAGATACCAGCCTCAAAAACATCAAACGTGACGGCTGCGTGTTTCACAACCGCTTATGCACGTCTAAAAATGTACAACTATCTAGAAATTTTACAGACGCGTGTTCTTTACACTGACACAGACAGTCTCGTGTACACGGTCAAACCTGGCGAAACTGTCCTCCCGCTAGGGGATTATCTGGGCGATTTGACAGATGAGCTTTCGAATGACAGCATTTCAGAATTTGTCTCAGCAGGGCCGAAAACATTCGcttacaagacaaggggaacAAACCGCACCGTCATGAAGGTAAAGGGTATCACACAGACTCACGAAAGCGGTCAGAGCATCTATCTTGACAGCATTTTCGATTTGGTTCAGGGGTACATCGACACAGCAGGTGCAGTCTCAGATGTGCTTTATGCACCCCAACATGGCATTGTTCGCAGGGTTTCATCTCAGAAACACATCATTTTCCAAGCGGCTTCGTGTGGTCTACGAcaaaagaagattgctcaatcAAGGCCGCACTGA
- the LOC133143936 gene encoding uncharacterized protein LOC133143936 isoform X1 has translation MTKKNVLIIQFIQGWRAGLNSPVGRMWPAGRSLPTPGLAQSNVELLSDGNLELIVQIVKPIRGGMRRRLMNSTNKEILTREKRHLHIPRNKDNNLCFGLSLTYLLNDTLTSKQAVRQARLLHQSVGLDCQTPVSLGDVHKFEKVLRRKITVMYRKEDSRPMTFFDTHYPKTDEDTLFVLHLENHYYGVKTIEAFVGYAYFCRYCYRGHENWRLHQCEGHCNICLDPHCRQRQLKFICPDCNKTCRNEECFAKHKEFRATNRVSNCTTYKKCLQCGLQYYVKADGTGAKHRCPVKRCAVCSEILNQDDDALLNPQLCYMQPIKPQPPCKNVVYYDFETYVDADDLHNPFLICCKSNRLTKRWFGTDCVDKFLTFFRNPRFKQTTFVAHNARDLDSYILIRRMLELGIKLDILMQGSKVLSFVDLDTKSHYIDSLSFLTMPLSAMPKALGLEDKSKGCFPHKFSSLEHLNYVGCHPDPTYYNVERMSSSQRAKFDEWYVKEANGVFDFAKQALTYCENDVDLLMQGCEKFRREYFEATGTDPFNAVTIASACMKVFRTNFLTPETLAITPSDNYMRQYKAFSHDSIQYLQ, from the coding sequence atgaccaaaaaaaacgttttaataatacaatttattcagggttggcgggccggattaaacagtcccgtgggccggatgtggcccgcgggccgtagtttgcccacccctggtctagctcAATCAAATGTAGAGCTTCTATCTGATGGGAATTTAGAGCTTATTGTCCAAATAGTCAAACCGATCCGTGGTGGAATGCGTCGTCGACTGATGAACAGTACTAACAAAGAAATTTTGACGCGTGAAAAACGACATTTGCACATACCTCGTAATAAGGACAACAATCTATGCTTTGGTCTTTCACTAACCTATCTGCTAAATGACACGCTAACATCAAAACAGGCCGTAAGGCAAGCCAGACTTTTGCATCAGAGTGTGGGTTTAGATTGTCAAACACCTGTGAGTCTGGGGGATGTacataaatttgaaaaagttctcagacGGAAAATAACTGTCATGTACCGAAAAGAAGACAGCCGCCCCATGACTTTCTTCGACACACATTACCCTAAGACAGATGAAGACACTCTATTTGTTTTACACCTCGAGAATCATTACTACGGTGTGAAAACGATAGAGGCATTCGTGGGGTatgcatatttttgcagatATTGTTACAGAGGGCATGAAAATTGGCGACTCCATCAATGTGAGGGACACTGTAACATTTGTCTCGATCCTCATTGTAGACAACGACAACTTAAATTTATCTGCCCTGATTGTAACAAAACTTGTCGTAATGAAGAATGCTTTGCCAAACATAAAGAGTTTCGAGCGACCAATCGTGTGAGCAACTGCACCACATACAAAAAGTGCTTGCAATGCGGGCTCCAATATTATGTGAAAGCTGATGGTACCGGTGCTAAACATCGCTGCCCCGTGAAAAGATGTGCGGTGTGTAGTGAGATCTTAAACCAAGATGATGATGCCTTACTAAACCCGCAGCTGTGTTACATGCAGCCCATCAAGCCTCAACCGCCTTGTAAAAATGTAGTCTACTATGATTTTGAAACTTATGTAGATGCAGATGATTTACACAACCCCTTTCTTATCTGCTGTAAATCAAATAGACTGACGAAACGGTGGTTTGGGACAGACTGTGTTGACAAATTCCTCACATTTTTTCGAAACCCCCGGTTTAAACAAACGACATTTGTTGCACATAATGCGAGAGATCTTGATTCCTACATCTTGATAAGGAGAATGCTTGAATTAGGTATCAAACTTGACATTCTGATGCAAGGGAGTAAGGTTCTATCATTCGTCGATTTAGACACAAAATCTCATTATATCGACTCATTGTCATTCTTAACGATGCCGCTAAGTGCGATGCCTAAGGCCCTGGGGCTTGAAGACAAATCAAAGGGTTGTTTCCCACATAAATTTAGCTCATTAGAACATCTGAACTACGTAGGATGTCACCCTGACCCCACGTACTACAATGTCGAACGAATGTCATCCTCTCAACGAGCTAAGTTTGATGAATGGTACGTCAAAGAAGCTAACGGTGTGTTTGATTTTGCTAAACAGGCGCTAACCTACTGTGAGAATGATGTTGATTTGCTAATGCAAGGATGTGAGAAATTCAGGCGCGAGTATTTCGAGGCTACAGGAACAGACCCTTTCAACGCCGTCACAATAGCCTCGGCTTGCATGAAAGTTTTTCGCACTAATTTCCTAACTCCTGAAACACTAGCTATTACACCTTCAGACAACTACATGCGACAGTACAAAGCTTTCTCACACGATTCTATTCAATACTTGCAATAG